Proteins found in one Polyodon spathula isolate WHYD16114869_AA chromosome 10, ASM1765450v1, whole genome shotgun sequence genomic segment:
- the LOC121321938 gene encoding cytotoxic T-lymphocyte protein 4-like has protein sequence MIFKVVACISICIGWGNAFEVFQPSRVEANNSGVARLRCNYNFTGKGDEFRITLFRGISDQTSVCASSFHLPNTTFETKEGVFSCQGEASRNSVDLTISGMSSSDTDIYKCRVEIMYPPPYRQRVGKGTVIYIPEIQTCPKIESSMEWIFVTVSGCIIACTVITIAAILVIRICQQNRKADYVDMSPVISEKGSSNSRYVIL, from the exons ATGATTTTCAAAGTTGTTGCATGCATCAGTATCTGCATTGGCTGGGGAAATG cCTTTGAGGTTTTCCAGCCCAGCCGAGTGGAAGCAAACAACAGCGGGGTAGCCAGGCTGAGGTGCAACTACAACTTCACTGGGAAGGGAGATGAGTTCAGAATCACACTCTTTCGGGGAATCAGCGACCAAACCAGTGTCTGCGCCTCTTCTTTCCATCTTCCTAACACCACCTTCGAGACCAAAGAAGGGGTGTTCAGCTGTCAGGGTGAGGCAAGCAGGAACAGTGTGGACCTCACCATATCGGGGATGAGCAGCTCCGATACAGACATCTACAAGTGCCGGGTGGAAATAATGTACCCACCACCATATCGACAGAGAGTGGGAAAGGGAACTGTGATTTACATTCCAG aaattcaGACTTGTCCTAAAATTGAAAGCAGTATGGAGTGGATCTTCGTGACAGTCTCTGGCTGTATAATAGCATGTACTGTAATCACAATAGCAGCCATCTTGGTAATTAGG ATTTGTCAACAGAACAGGAAAGCTGACTATGTCGATATGTCACCAGTAATATCAGAAAAGGGAAGCTCTAATAGCCGCTATGTCATTTTGTGA